A genomic segment from Sulfitobacter mediterraneus encodes:
- a CDS encoding lysine--tRNA ligase: MSETRDAAMTSKAWPFEEARRVLKRYHKAAPEKGYVLFETGYGPSGLPHIGTFGEVLRTTMIKRAFEEISDIPTKLICFSDDLDGMRKVPGNVPQQEMLAEHMHKPLTSVPDPFGTHESFGHHNNAMLRRFLDTFGFEYEFYSAREFYRTGQFDKILLRAAEKYDEIMAVMLKSLREERRQTYSIFLPIHPETGRVMYVPMKEVNAKEGTITFDTEEGEEMTLPVTGGNVKLQWKPDFGARWAALDVDFEMYGKEHATNTAIYDRICEILGGKKPEHFSYELFLDENGQKISKSSGNGISIDQWLTYASTESLSYFMFLKPKTAKRMYFDVIPKAVDEYHQQLKAYETQDTKARLNNPVWHIHGGDVPTSDMVVPFSMLLNLASVSSAEDKSQLWGFIQRYAPEATPETNPGMDAAAGHAVAYYNDFVKPNKTFRAPSDLERTALEELRDNLKSWDGGLDAEALQSMVFAVGKPKFEPLRDWFTALYEVLLGASQGPRFGGFIALYGVDETVALIDDALAGKLTEG, encoded by the coding sequence ATGTCCGAGACGCGTGACGCTGCAATGACAAGCAAAGCCTGGCCTTTTGAAGAAGCGCGCCGGGTGCTCAAACGCTATCATAAGGCGGCGCCGGAAAAGGGATATGTGCTGTTTGAGACTGGCTATGGTCCGTCTGGTCTGCCGCATATCGGCACCTTTGGCGAAGTGTTGCGCACCACGATGATCAAACGGGCGTTCGAAGAAATTTCGGACATTCCGACCAAGCTGATCTGTTTCTCCGATGATCTCGACGGTATGCGCAAGGTGCCGGGCAACGTGCCCCAGCAAGAGATGCTGGCCGAACATATGCACAAGCCGCTGACTTCGGTGCCGGATCCCTTTGGCACGCACGAAAGTTTTGGCCATCACAACAACGCCATGCTGCGCCGGTTCCTCGATACCTTTGGTTTTGAGTATGAGTTTTATTCGGCACGTGAGTTTTACCGCACCGGCCAGTTTGACAAGATCCTGCTGCGGGCGGCGGAAAAATACGATGAGATCATGGCGGTGATGCTGAAATCCCTGCGCGAGGAGCGCCGCCAGACCTATTCGATCTTCCTGCCGATCCATCCCGAAACCGGGCGGGTGATGTATGTGCCGATGAAAGAGGTAAATGCCAAAGAGGGCACCATCACCTTTGACACCGAAGAGGGCGAGGAAATGACCCTGCCTGTCACTGGCGGCAATGTGAAGCTGCAATGGAAGCCGGATTTTGGCGCGCGCTGGGCGGCGCTGGATGTGGATTTCGAGATGTATGGCAAGGAACATGCCACCAACACGGCGATTTATGACCGGATTTGCGAGATCCTGGGCGGCAAAAAGCCAGAGCATTTCAGCTATGAGCTGTTTCTGGATGAGAACGGGCAGAAAATCTCCAAATCTTCGGGCAATGGGATCTCCATTGATCAGTGGCTGACCTATGCGAGCACCGAAAGCCTGTCGTATTTCATGTTCCTCAAGCCCAAAACCGCCAAGCGGATGTATTTTGATGTGATCCCCAAGGCGGTGGATGAATATCACCAACAGCTTAAGGCGTATGAGACGCAAGACACCAAAGCGCGGCTCAATAACCCTGTTTGGCATATTCACGGCGGCGATGTTCCGACCTCGGATATGGTCGTTCCGTTTTCGATGTTGTTGAATCTTGCTTCTGTTTCCAGCGCCGAGGACAAGTCGCAACTGTGGGGCTTTATCCAGCGATATGCACCCGAAGCGACACCGGAAACCAACCCCGGAATGGACGCGGCGGCGGGTCATGCGGTGGCCTATTACAACGACTTTGTGAAGCCAAACAAAACTTTCCGTGCGCCCAGTGATCTGGAGCGGACCGCGTTGGAAGAGCTGCGCGACAATCTCAAATCCTGGGATGGTGGATTGGATGCCGAGGCGCTGCAAAGCATGGTCTTTGCCGTTGGCAAACCAAAGTTCGAGCCGCTGCGCGATTGGTTCACGGCCCTTTACGAGGTGTTGCTGGGTGCCAGCCAAGGCCCGCGCTTCGGTGGATTTATCGCGCTTTATGGCGTGGATGAAACTGTCGCGCTGATTGATGATGCGCTGGCGGGAAAACTGACAGAAGGCTGA
- a CDS encoding DUF4864 domain-containing protein produces the protein MRSFITSVFGGLVLSALLVFGAAAQVPEVEDTINRQIEAFKADDFAEAFTFATPTLQRLFQSPQNFERMVINGYPMVWRPAEVRYLEQVQDGPVVYQKVQITDAKGFTHLLLYRMQQTAEGWRIGGVQLMAAPGGTA, from the coding sequence ATGCGAAGCTTTATTACATCTGTGTTCGGAGGGCTGGTTTTGTCGGCCCTCCTTGTCTTTGGTGCGGCGGCGCAGGTGCCCGAGGTGGAAGACACCATCAACCGCCAGATTGAGGCGTTCAAAGCGGATGATTTCGCTGAGGCCTTCACCTTTGCCACGCCGACCTTGCAACGGCTGTTCCAATCACCACAGAACTTTGAGCGGATGGTGATCAATGGCTATCCAATGGTCTGGAGACCTGCCGAAGTGCGATATCTTGAACAGGTGCAAGATGGGCCGGTGGTCTATCAAAAGGTACAGATCACAGATGCCAAAGGGTTCACGCATCTGCTTCTTTACCGGATGCAGCAGACCGCCGAAGGGTGGCGCATTGGCGGCGTTCAGTTGATGGCCGCACCGGGCGGCACTGCCTGA
- a CDS encoding glycosyl hydrolase family 28-related protein — MNKAITEGLVLAPTPYANGLDVYSSGDGTAGSDTYDNDPNALFVPADQDFGGALEILKTQGVQKIRFMGQTPILPGCYLQIRVRVKAISGNLPSVRIAGYPALGNGSRVTGLTEFSAAVDLTSYGEVVEVRAIVGTGTRGGVDMPWGNEPVYGHFGLDLIGPNGGIVRVDDIEIEDVTAVFLRGMISTVDVTDYGAIGDGTTDNTAAFEAANAAANGREVFVPAGVFHLENDVTFDTAVKFEGRVTMPVAAKLLLRRSFDLPSYIEAFEDEAEAFRKAFQALLSNSDHETLDLGGRKVTITGPLDMQAAVPDRDSYATRRVIRNGQLEAENSAAWDTDTVTSQATYDAGSNRVLTNVANVANVQVGALVEGTGVGREVYVEDKNEATQQVTLTQPLFDAEGTQTFTFRRFKYLVDFSGFNQLSKFVMADIEFQCNDRCSGIMLARSGISFHLRDCFISRPMDRGITSAGTGCQGMLVDRCQFLSAEDPLDVPNRKSIGFNANTNDVKIRNNRATKFRHFGLLAGANNIVTGNHFFQGDTVQDGVRSAGIVLANTHVSSVISGNYIDNCFIEWTNEHDSAPEFNSEFSFSALSITDNIFLSGEVAPWFSYIIVKPHGAGHFLSGVTITGNRFRSLNGSIDRVERVDDSFAALDMSRCKNLVMAANSFHAVSNPVENPAYVEFDQNQPSTAWDIDAGPQLPFSGQALQVDSVMPFGPIRNDNNVRQYDMPYVDLQHGAQGDHIQLVWPTPVKGTVQAMVRMDKR; from the coding sequence ATGAACAAGGCAATTACCGAGGGTCTGGTGTTGGCTCCGACCCCCTATGCGAATGGTTTGGATGTCTATTCAAGCGGCGATGGGACAGCCGGATCTGATACCTACGACAACGATCCCAACGCCTTGTTTGTACCTGCAGATCAGGATTTTGGCGGCGCGCTGGAAATTCTGAAAACCCAAGGCGTCCAGAAGATCCGGTTTATGGGGCAAACGCCGATCCTGCCGGGCTGCTATTTGCAAATCCGTGTGCGGGTTAAGGCGATCAGTGGCAATCTGCCGTCGGTGCGAATTGCGGGGTATCCGGCACTGGGTAATGGCAGCCGTGTGACTGGCTTGACTGAGTTTTCGGCCGCCGTTGATTTGACAAGCTATGGCGAAGTGGTCGAGGTGCGGGCCATTGTTGGCACCGGCACGCGCGGCGGGGTCGATATGCCATGGGGCAATGAGCCGGTTTACGGACATTTTGGTTTGGATCTGATCGGGCCTAATGGCGGCATTGTGCGGGTCGATGATATCGAGATTGAAGATGTCACTGCCGTGTTCCTGCGCGGGATGATCTCAACAGTTGATGTGACGGACTACGGCGCCATCGGCGACGGCACCACCGACAATACCGCAGCATTTGAGGCCGCCAATGCGGCGGCCAACGGGCGCGAGGTGTTTGTGCCAGCAGGTGTCTTTCATCTGGAAAACGATGTGACTTTCGACACGGCGGTCAAGTTCGAAGGGCGGGTGACAATGCCTGTTGCCGCCAAACTGCTGCTGCGCCGCAGCTTTGATCTGCCCAGCTATATCGAGGCCTTTGAAGATGAGGCAGAGGCGTTTCGCAAAGCGTTTCAGGCATTGCTGAGCAACTCGGATCACGAAACGCTGGATTTGGGCGGGCGTAAGGTCACGATTACCGGACCACTGGATATGCAGGCTGCGGTTCCGGATCGCGACAGCTATGCCACGCGCCGGGTGATCCGCAACGGCCAGCTTGAGGCGGAAAACTCTGCCGCTTGGGACACTGACACCGTGACTTCCCAAGCGACTTATGATGCTGGCAGCAACCGCGTGCTGACCAATGTGGCGAATGTGGCGAATGTGCAGGTGGGGGCGCTGGTCGAAGGCACGGGCGTGGGACGCGAGGTCTATGTCGAGGACAAAAACGAAGCGACACAGCAAGTGACCCTGACGCAGCCGCTTTTTGATGCGGAAGGCACCCAGACATTCACGTTCAGGCGGTTCAAATACCTTGTAGACTTCAGCGGCTTTAACCAGCTCAGCAAATTCGTGATGGCGGATATCGAGTTTCAATGTAACGACCGGTGCAGCGGCATCATGTTGGCCCGGTCAGGCATCTCATTTCATCTGCGTGACTGTTTCATCAGCCGCCCGATGGATCGGGGGATCACCTCGGCAGGCACAGGGTGTCAGGGGATGTTGGTGGATCGATGTCAGTTCCTGTCTGCCGAAGATCCGCTGGACGTCCCGAACCGCAAAAGCATCGGTTTCAATGCCAACACCAACGATGTGAAAATCCGCAACAACCGGGCGACCAAATTCCGGCATTTCGGGTTGCTTGCTGGGGCCAACAACATCGTGACGGGCAACCACTTTTTCCAAGGTGATACGGTGCAAGACGGTGTGCGATCCGCAGGGATTGTCCTGGCCAATACCCATGTCAGCAGCGTGATTTCAGGCAATTACATCGACAACTGCTTTATCGAGTGGACCAATGAGCATGATTCCGCGCCAGAGTTCAATTCGGAGTTTTCCTTTAGCGCACTCAGCATCACCGACAACATCTTTCTGTCCGGCGAAGTGGCACCATGGTTCAGCTATATCATTGTCAAACCACATGGCGCGGGGCACTTCCTGAGCGGAGTCACAATCACCGGGAACAGGTTCCGCAGCTTGAATGGTTCGATTGACCGGGTTGAGCGGGTCGATGACAGCTTTGCCGCTTTGGACATGTCGCGGTGCAAAAATCTGGTGATGGCGGCCAACTCGTTTCACGCTGTGTCAAACCCTGTTGAGAACCCGGCCTATGTGGAATTTGACCAGAACCAGCCGTCCACTGCGTGGGATATTGATGCCGGCCCTCAATTGCCGTTTTCCGGACAGGCCTTGCAGGTGGACAGCGTGATGCCATTTGGCCCGATCCGAAATGACAACAATGTTCGCCAATATGACATGCCCTATGTCGATCTGCAGCATGGGGCCCAGGGTGATCATATCCAACTGGTTTGGCCGACGCCTGTGAAAGGGACAGTGCAGGCCATGGTCCGTATGGACAAACGTTAA
- a CDS encoding PLD nuclease N-terminal domain-containing protein codes for MEYGLLGLIILIADIYAIYQVLTSSTSTLSKILWTLGILLLPVVGLIVWLIAGPRGGSVRV; via the coding sequence ATGGAATACGGACTTCTTGGACTGATCATCCTGATCGCTGACATTTACGCCATCTATCAGGTTCTGACCTCCAGCACCTCGACGCTGAGCAAGATCCTCTGGACACTCGGCATCCTGCTGTTGCCAGTTGTCGGCTTGATCGTCTGGCTGATCGCCGGTCCCCGTGGCGGTTCCGTCCGCGTGTAA
- the uvrB gene encoding excinuclease ABC subunit UvrB has product MPYAQTDKSGGNPDSMPIMANPAPDVRSRPKLEGGRKFVLHTEFEPAGDQPTAIKELSTGIFDGDRDQVLLGATGTGKTFTMAKVIEETQRPAIILAPNKTLAAQLYGEFKGFFPDNAVEYFVSYYDYYQPEAYVARSDTYIEKESQINEQIDRMRHSATRALLERDDVIIVASVSCIYGIGSVETYGAMTQDLKAGTSYDQRQVIADLVAQQYRRNDAAFQRGSFRVRGDSLEIFPAHLEDRAWRLSFFGEELESITEFDPLTGEKTDTFDQIRVYANSHYVTPKPTMQQAVIGIKKELRTRLDQLVADGKLLEAQRLEQRTNFDLEMLEATGVCNGIENYSRYLTGRAPGEPPPTLFEFIPDNAIVFADESHVSVPQIGAMYKGDYRRKFTLAEHGFRLPSCMDNRPLKFEEWDAMRPQSVFVSATPASWEIEQTGGVFTEQVIRPTGLLDPQVEIRPVEMQVDDLLDEVRLMAAGGYRTLCTTLTKRMAEDLTEYMHEQGIRVRYMHSDIDTIERIEILRDLRLGAFDVLIGINLLREGLDIPECGLVAILDADKEGFLRSETSLIQTIGRAARNAEGRVIMYADRITGSMERALAETDRRRAKQIAYNEKHGITPATVKKNVEDILSGLYKGDVDMNRVTTQIDKNLAGGNMQAVLDGLRTDMRKAAENLEFEEAARLRDEVRRLEAVDLAIADDPMARQYMVDKAVDDAQKASGRSTMGRGGMRGGVKRRKGR; this is encoded by the coding sequence ATGCCCTACGCACAAACCGACAAATCCGGCGGCAATCCCGATTCCATGCCGATCATGGCCAATCCGGCACCGGATGTGCGCAGCCGTCCCAAACTGGAAGGTGGTCGCAAATTTGTCCTGCATACGGAATTTGAACCCGCGGGCGATCAACCCACCGCCATCAAGGAGTTGTCTACAGGCATCTTTGACGGCGACCGCGATCAGGTTCTGTTGGGTGCGACGGGCACAGGCAAGACCTTTACCATGGCCAAGGTGATTGAGGAGACCCAGCGCCCCGCGATCATTCTCGCCCCGAACAAGACCCTCGCGGCTCAGCTATATGGCGAATTCAAGGGCTTCTTTCCAGACAATGCGGTGGAATATTTCGTCAGCTACTATGACTACTACCAGCCCGAAGCCTATGTGGCGCGGTCCGACACCTATATTGAGAAAGAAAGCCAGATCAACGAACAGATCGACCGCATGCGCCACTCGGCCACGCGGGCGCTGCTCGAGCGGGACGATGTGATCATCGTGGCCTCGGTCTCTTGTATTTACGGCATCGGTTCGGTCGAAACCTATGGCGCGATGACGCAGGATCTCAAGGCCGGAACCAGCTATGACCAACGGCAGGTGATCGCGGATCTTGTCGCCCAGCAATACCGCCGCAACGATGCCGCGTTCCAGCGCGGGTCTTTCCGCGTGCGCGGCGATTCGCTTGAAATCTTCCCGGCCCACCTTGAGGACCGCGCCTGGCGTCTGTCCTTCTTTGGCGAAGAGCTGGAAAGCATTACCGAGTTCGACCCTCTCACAGGCGAAAAGACCGACACTTTCGACCAGATCCGCGTCTATGCCAACAGTCACTATGTCACCCCAAAGCCGACGATGCAGCAGGCCGTGATCGGCATCAAGAAAGAGCTGCGCACGCGGCTGGATCAGCTGGTCGCCGATGGGAAATTGCTAGAGGCGCAACGGCTTGAACAGCGTACAAATTTCGATCTTGAGATGCTGGAGGCCACCGGCGTGTGCAACGGGATTGAAAACTATTCTCGTTATCTGACAGGTCGCGCGCCGGGGGAGCCGCCACCCACGCTTTTTGAATTCATTCCGGACAATGCAATTGTCTTTGCCGATGAAAGCCACGTGTCGGTGCCGCAGATCGGCGCGATGTACAAGGGTGACTATCGGCGCAAGTTTACCTTGGCCGAACACGGTTTCCGGCTGCCGTCGTGCATGGACAACCGTCCGCTGAAGTTCGAAGAATGGGATGCGATGCGCCCGCAGTCGGTCTTTGTCTCGGCCACGCCCGCCTCTTGGGAGATCGAGCAAACCGGCGGCGTGTTCACGGAACAGGTGATCCGCCCCACGGGCCTGCTTGATCCGCAGGTGGAAATACGTCCGGTTGAGATGCAGGTCGATGATCTTTTGGATGAGGTGCGTTTGATGGCCGCTGGCGGCTATCGCACGCTGTGTACCACACTGACCAAACGCATGGCCGAAGATCTGACCGAATACATGCACGAACAGGGTATTCGTGTCCGTTATATGCACAGCGACATCGACACCATCGAACGGATCGAGATCTTGCGCGATCTGCGACTTGGGGCGTTTGACGTACTGATCGGGATCAACTTGCTGCGCGAAGGGCTCGATATCCCCGAATGCGGATTGGTGGCCATTCTCGATGCCGACAAGGAAGGCTTCCTTCGCTCGGAAACCTCATTGATCCAGACCATCGGCCGCGCCGCCCGTAATGCCGAAGGGCGGGTGATCATGTATGCGGACAGGATCACCGGATCAATGGAACGGGCGCTGGCCGAAACCGACCGGCGGCGCGCCAAGCAGATTGCCTATAACGAGAAACACGGGATCACTCCGGCAACGGTCAAAAAGAACGTCGAGGACATTCTGTCTGGCCTCTACAAAGGCGATGTGGACATGAACCGCGTCACCACGCAGATCGACAAAAATCTGGCCGGCGGCAACATGCAAGCGGTGCTGGATGGTCTTCGGACGGATATGCGCAAGGCGGCGGAAAACCTCGAATTCGAGGAGGCCGCGCGGCTGCGCGACGAGGTGAGACGGCTTGAGGCGGTTGATCTGGCGATTGCCGATGATCCGATGGCGCGGCAATATATGGTCGACAAGGCGGTAGATGATGCGCAAAAGGCCTCCGGTCGCAGCACGATGGGCCGCGGGGGAATGCGCGGCGGGGTGAAGCGTCGCAAGGGCCGCTGA
- a CDS encoding ETC complex I subunit, translated as MRARIYQPARTAMSSGTAKTRVWLLEFAPSEAREVDPLMGWTSSSDTQSQVRLQFSTKEEAVEYAREHGIDAQVQDPNKRKPNIRAGGYGENFATGRRGAWTH; from the coding sequence ATGCGCGCACGTATCTACCAACCCGCACGCACCGCGATGTCATCGGGCACCGCTAAAACCCGCGTCTGGCTGCTTGAGTTTGCCCCCTCCGAGGCACGTGAGGTGGATCCGTTGATGGGGTGGACCTCATCGTCCGATACGCAGTCGCAGGTACGTTTGCAATTCTCCACCAAGGAAGAGGCTGTCGAATATGCCCGCGAGCATGGCATCGATGCGCAGGTGCAGGATCCGAACAAGCGCAAGCCAAACATTCGCGCGGGTGGCTATGGTGAGAACTTTGCCACCGGACGCCGCGGCGCATGGACCCACTGA
- a CDS encoding GNAT family N-acetyltransferase — MDPLSVTFEQPNTADVRALLERHFALMRSLSPAESCHVMAPETLLDAGATLLGVREAGVLLGVGALTRIGDDAGELKSMHTAQEARGKGVARRLLQALLQEARDRGMTQISLETGSAAEFQAARSLYESEGFEECPPFGAYQLDPLSTFMTLRL; from the coding sequence ATGGACCCACTGAGCGTCACATTCGAGCAGCCAAACACCGCTGATGTCCGCGCCTTGCTGGAGCGGCATTTTGCGTTGATGCGTTCCTTGTCGCCTGCGGAAAGCTGTCACGTGATGGCACCCGAGACATTGCTGGACGCCGGCGCGACCCTGCTGGGCGTGCGAGAAGCTGGCGTTTTATTGGGTGTAGGTGCGTTGACACGCATTGGCGATGACGCAGGCGAGTTGAAGTCCATGCACACGGCGCAAGAGGCCCGCGGCAAGGGTGTTGCGCGGCGATTGTTGCAGGCACTTTTGCAAGAGGCACGCGACCGAGGGATGACCCAGATCAGTCTGGAAACCGGCAGCGCGGCAGAGTTTCAGGCGGCGCGGAGCCTCTATGAATCCGAGGGCTTTGAAGAATGCCCGCCATTTGGTGCCTATCAGCTTGATCCACTCAGTACTTTTATGACACTTCGGCTTTGA
- a CDS encoding M24 family metallopeptidase yields the protein MTNRGFEQAEFEARLTRAQMAMAKADLDALLLTTEAQVRYFTGYLTRFWESPTRPWFLIVPASGKPVAVIPSIGAALMGQTWVEDIRSWSAPDLADDGVSLLGEALRELTPDRGRIGVPDGHETHLRMPLADLRRLEDLLPARQIVGDAGIIRGLRMVKSTAEIAKIENACAIAGRAFGRVPEIAAAGVPLDDVFRRFQMLCLEEGADWVPYLAGGAEQGGYTDVISPARAVPLVAGDVLMLDTGMVWDGYFCDYDRNWSVGPASTAVKSAHAQLIEASDAAFDIARPGATAADLFHAMNDVLTRGAGATEAGRLGHGLGMSLTEWPSLIAQDHTPLEAGMVLTLEPGIAVGGKIIVHEENIVITDGAPRFISPRIGPEISTL from the coding sequence ATGACCAATCGTGGATTCGAGCAGGCTGAGTTTGAGGCGCGGTTGACCCGGGCGCAAATGGCCATGGCCAAGGCGGATTTGGATGCCTTGCTTTTGACGACCGAAGCGCAAGTTCGCTATTTCACCGGTTATCTGACGCGATTTTGGGAAAGTCCAACGCGGCCTTGGTTCTTGATAGTGCCAGCCAGTGGCAAACCCGTTGCAGTGATCCCTTCTATCGGTGCGGCGCTCATGGGGCAAACCTGGGTGGAGGATATCCGCAGTTGGAGCGCGCCGGATCTGGCCGATGATGGCGTGAGCCTTCTGGGTGAGGCCTTGCGGGAATTGACGCCGGATCGCGGGCGGATTGGTGTGCCGGACGGGCATGAAACCCATCTGCGCATGCCTTTGGCTGATTTGCGCCGGCTTGAGGATCTGTTGCCGGCCCGGCAGATCGTTGGAGATGCGGGGATCATACGCGGTTTGCGGATGGTCAAATCGACGGCCGAGATCGCCAAAATCGAAAACGCCTGTGCCATTGCAGGCCGCGCCTTTGGCCGGGTGCCGGAGATTGCCGCTGCAGGGGTGCCACTGGACGACGTGTTTCGCCGGTTTCAAATGCTGTGTCTGGAGGAAGGTGCCGATTGGGTGCCGTATCTGGCAGGCGGGGCGGAGCAGGGCGGCTATACCGATGTGATCTCTCCCGCGCGGGCCGTGCCTTTGGTGGCAGGGGATGTTCTGATGCTCGACACCGGCATGGTATGGGACGGGTATTTCTGCGATTATGATCGCAATTGGTCGGTTGGCCCCGCTTCAACAGCCGTAAAATCCGCCCATGCACAATTGATCGAGGCATCAGATGCGGCCTTTGATATTGCCCGTCCGGGCGCGACGGCGGCAGATCTTTTCCACGCGATGAATGATGTTCTCACACGGGGCGCTGGCGCAACAGAGGCCGGGCGATTGGGGCATGGCTTGGGCATGTCCCTAACAGAATGGCCGTCGCTGATTGCGCAAGATCACACGCCGCTGGAGGCGGGCATGGTTCTAACGCTTGAGCCGGGGATCGCCGTTGGGGGAAAGATCATTGTGCATGAGGAAAACATCGTGATCACGGATGGCGCGCCGCGTTTCATTTCGCCGCGGATTGGACCGGAGATTTCCACGCTGTGA
- a CDS encoding maleate cis-trans isomerase family protein, which produces MTHLNYALDADDPSAPPMGLIVLQTDETLEGDMRHYFAKDPSPIYVTRIASAPEVSQDSLAAMKGDISAAADLLPKARPYRVVGYGCTSASSVIGSQAVAEQVQKTCKAAEVTNPLRAAVAYAAHKGISRLALLSPYVAEVNETLRGAFAAQGVETPVFGSFGVAEEEKVVRISARSLIDGAINLGRDGSVEGVFMSCTNLRTLGVIDEVSQALGKPVLSSNQALAWHMAQLNSAE; this is translated from the coding sequence GTGACGCATCTCAATTATGCCCTTGATGCGGATGACCCTTCCGCGCCGCCGATGGGTCTGATCGTGCTTCAGACCGACGAGACCCTTGAGGGCGACATGCGTCACTATTTTGCAAAAGACCCAAGTCCGATCTATGTGACCCGCATCGCCAGCGCGCCGGAGGTCTCGCAAGACAGTCTGGCCGCGATGAAGGGAGACATATCCGCCGCCGCCGACCTTCTGCCCAAGGCACGGCCTTACCGGGTGGTGGGGTATGGATGCACCTCCGCCAGTTCGGTGATCGGATCGCAAGCGGTGGCAGAGCAGGTGCAAAAGACCTGCAAAGCGGCAGAGGTGACCAATCCGCTGCGAGCGGCGGTAGCCTATGCGGCGCACAAGGGCATCTCCCGGCTGGCCTTGCTGTCGCCCTATGTGGCTGAGGTCAATGAAACCCTGCGCGGGGCCTTCGCGGCGCAGGGGGTTGAGACGCCGGTTTTTGGCAGTTTTGGCGTCGCCGAAGAGGAAAAAGTGGTCCGAATCTCTGCGCGGTCTTTGATTGACGGGGCAATTAACCTTGGCCGTGATGGATCGGTCGAAGGTGTGTTCATGAGCTGCACAAATTTGCGAACACTGGGCGTAATTGATGAGGTTTCTCAGGCACTTGGAAAACCCGTTTTGTCCAGCAATCAGGCTTTGGCGTGGCATATGGCCCAGCTCAACAGCGCCGAGTAA
- a CDS encoding ABC transporter ATP-binding protein: MNTSSNDAAFVEFERVQKSYDGEALVVKDLNLSLPKGEFLTMLGPSGSGKTTCLMMLAGFETATHGDIRLDGKSINNIPPHKRGIGMVFQNYALFPHMTVAENLSFPLEVRKIGKSEREEKVKRALDMVQMGDFAGRRPAQLSGGQQQRIALSRALVFEPELVLMDEPLGALDKQLRETLQFEITNLAHDLGITTVYVTHDQTEALTMSDRVAVFDDGRIQQLAPPDQLYEAPENSFVAQFIGENNTLEGVVKEINNDRALVQLDGGGLIDAKPVNVSKVGERTRVSIRPERVEYNKDRLSADAHTLNAEVLEFIYMGDIFRTRLRVAGRDDFVIKTRNAPDQVRLKPGQQIEIGWLAEDCRALDA; the protein is encoded by the coding sequence GTGAATACATCGTCAAACGACGCGGCTTTCGTCGAGTTCGAACGCGTGCAAAAATCTTATGATGGCGAAGCTCTGGTTGTGAAGGATCTCAATCTTTCTTTGCCCAAGGGCGAGTTTCTGACCATGCTTGGGCCATCGGGCTCTGGGAAAACCACTTGCCTGATGATGCTGGCCGGATTCGAGACAGCCACCCATGGCGACATCCGGCTTGATGGCAAATCGATCAACAATATCCCGCCGCACAAACGCGGCATTGGCATGGTGTTCCAGAACTACGCGCTATTCCCTCATATGACAGTGGCTGAAAACCTGTCTTTCCCTTTGGAAGTGCGCAAGATCGGGAAATCCGAGCGTGAAGAAAAAGTCAAACGGGCGCTGGATATGGTGCAGATGGGCGATTTCGCCGGTCGCCGTCCGGCGCAATTGTCCGGTGGTCAGCAGCAGCGGATCGCCCTGTCGCGGGCTTTGGTATTTGAACCTGAGCTGGTGTTGATGGACGAACCACTGGGCGCACTCGACAAACAGCTGCGCGAAACGCTGCAGTTTGAAATCACCAATCTGGCACATGATTTGGGGATTACCACGGTTTACGTGACCCACGACCAGACCGAAGCGCTGACCATGTCAGACCGTGTCGCGGTGTTTGATGATGGCCGCATTCAACAGCTTGCTCCGCCAGATCAGCTTTACGAAGCGCCGGAAAACAGCTTCGTTGCGCAGTTTATTGGTGAGAACAACACGCTTGAGGGTGTGGTCAAGGAGATCAACAATGACCGCGCCCTGGTGCAGCTTGATGGCGGCGGATTGATTGATGCCAAGCCGGTAAACGTCAGCAAAGTGGGCGAACGTACACGCGTGTCAATCCGGCCAGAGCGGGTGGAATACAACAAGGACCGGCTGAGCGCGGATGCACATACGCTGAACGCCGAAGTGCTAGAATTTATTTATATGGGTGACATCTTCCGCACCCGTCTTCGAGTTGCAGGGCGGGACGATTTTGTCATCAAGACACGGAACGCACCTGATCAGGTGCGTCTGAAGCCGGGTCAGCAGATCGAAATCGGCTGGCTTGCAGAGGACTGCCGTGCGCTGGACGCCTAA